GTCTTTGAAAGGCGTCGTCCAAATCAAGAGTAGTACTTTACAGAGAGGCCCATTCTGCAGACCAAGCACTGCCACAATGAAACTGTAGAGGGCACCAGCCACACCGACGCCAGCAAAAGCAATCGATAAGAACATCTGCACAAAAATTAAAGAAAGGCAGAAAACGATGATATGATTCAGACACATATTCATGAACTAGAGATTCCCATTCCCCCTACTCTCATTTTTTATGACATTTGCTACCTTACAAAGAATATTTGACTTTTAAACATTTGATGATTTGTATGGTAATATCACATTTAATCTATTAATGCTATTGGTATATGACCATATAGAATAGGCCTATTCACTTCTGTGTCTTGCTTGCGTTTTCAACCCAGCATTGTGTTCAGGACTCACCCCACAGCGGTTTGCACAACAGCCTTGCTTCCCAGTCATGTGGATGTAGAGCGCAGGCACCAGTACCTGTCAGCAGGACAGTTACAAAGCTGTGAGGCAAGCTACAGTTCATTTGAAGAACTAAAACACAGAATAATGGTGGGAATTTTAGCAGTTTGAATGCCTATTTTTAATAGGCCAGGTGGTGTTAgtggaaacacaaaacaaaactgcATCTTTTTCAACTAACTTAATCacaaaataccaaaaataataatactctTCGACTTTTCTTTAGTAAATAAGAGTTCAACTTCCTGTTCTCAATTTAACCAAACTTAGGTTGAAACCTTAAAAAACACTCAAAACAGCTAATTTCTACTGTTTGTGCTTTGCTGCCTTGTAGTTCgacaaccctcccccccccactcaccatGAGTCCTCCACCGACCAGACCGCCCATGTACTTGACCTCCTCGGTGATGTGCCCGTCCTGGGCGTACTTGACGTCCCAGCCCGGGAAGAACAGGATGATGTTGCAGAGGATAGAGATGAAGGCTAGCGGGTACAGAGCCAGCCCGATGAAGCGGGAGCACTGTCCTGTACACATGGCTGCTTCTCTTTCTTACTACACTGCAGTTCTGTAGAAAAAGGAGATCTGTTCCAATCTGTTCAAATTGTTGCTTTCAGGGTGGGAGGTAAAACAGGAGCTTGTTTGAACTTCAAGTCTGGGAGGCAGTctggtctctgtgtctctctctggtacTGAAGGCAGCAGCCAGAGGGCTGGGAGTATAGGTGGCGTGGGAGGTCGATGACAAATGGGACAGCATTTGTAGAGTGGGTTAGGCCTCTGCTGGAGCCGACAAATAGGAAATGATGATTGTATAACAGAAATTATTAACTTTGCAGAACCAAGATTGTGGCGTTTCCTCATCTCTGCAGTTAAGAATTATGTAAGTGTGTTCTTTTGGGCCAGTGCCTCAATGCCGATGACTAATAGTGACGTATAACGGTTAACAGATTATAGATTTGGGTGGATCCACTATCAAAGACAACCGATGTACTCTCCAATGGGTGTGAGCGGTCATGTTCTGCTATTTGCTATTTGCACACCCTAGATAAAGTTTGTTTAAGCAGTGTACCTCAGCAGTGCTGTGGACGTTGGAATGTAGCTGATTAAGGCTAGAACAATGGCTTGGCCTAGCCCTAAACTATAGAAgtttataatttaatatttagGGAAATGCATCATAGAGGGATGTTTTAATATGATATTGCCAACAGTGCTGGGATAACCATAATATTGTTTTTCCTCCCGGCCGGTTACACACAACTCCAAAACCAAGCTGAttgtaggcaaggcaaggcaaggcaactttatttatatagcacttttcatacacaaggcagactcaaagtgcttcacatataaacattgttatacaataaaataaaataatagataattaaaagaaaacatatgcaaagaaatgagcaaaatagaaagttaaaaaaggaaagtgcaatgtatttaagaaagtcagaaaattaaattgaaagttatttaagatcagatcaacagactctctggaacccaagtcgggactacaacccgacctaaaggacaatattctaggactctaacccagcttctaggactctagcccagaccaaaggcctttctctctggtatcagatcatgtatttttctggtaaaaatagaaaataaagggaaagttaaaaaggcattttggTAAAATAAAGGTACACGTACAAACTCaggagcagaaagctaaagcaaacataaaagtcttcaatcttgttttgaaggtgctcagagttggggcaagtcttaaatcctcagggagtttattccagctatttgttgcatagtaactaaatcctgctttcccatgtttcgtgtttactctggggataattaacagattggtctcagaagatcttagtgttctagaaggcttatgtagtggaagcatatcagttaaatattttgggcctaaaccatgtagggatttataggttagcaacatgattttaaaatcaattctctgacctacaggaagccaatgtaacgatttaagaattggtgtaatatgttcaaattttttggtctttgttaaaactctagcagcagcattctgaacaagctgaagcttccttagagtttgttttgggagacctgtaaggagaccattgcagtaatcaagcttactagtgataaaggcatgtacaagtttttgtaagtcttcggtggacatgagccctctaagtcttgctacatttttaaggtgataatatgcagattttgtaactgatttgatgtgactttcgaaatgtaaatcagaatccatgataacccctaggtttcgggctttgattgaggttttcagggacagagagtgaaggtgttgggttactttaagcctttccgttttagcaccaaatacaattatctctgttttatcctcatttagctgaaggaaatttcggcacatccagtctttcacttgctcaatgcactggcacagcagatctatgggccgatagtcatttggtgatagcgatacatagatttgcgtgtcatcagcatagcaatgatggtcaatattgttattatgcatgatttgccctagtgggagcatgtagatgttgaagagggtcctaagatcgaaccttgtgggactccacacatcacgttggttgattctgatacaaagtcgccgatggaaacaaagtagttcctattttgtaggtaggatctgaaccaatttaagactgtgcctgaaagccccacccagttttctaacctgtccaaaagtattgtatggtctacagtgtcgaatgcagcactgaggtctagtagcattagtattgaggttttgccagagtctgtgttaagacggatgtcgtttacaactttaatgagggcggtctcagtgctgtgcaggggtcaaaatcctgattggaaggtgtcataacaaccagttgatgccaggaagtgattaagttgctggaggacaactttctcaatgattttacttatgaagggcagatttgatattggtctgtagttgttaataatagaggtatctaggctccgcttttttaaaaggggtttaataactgcagttttcagggcttttgggaagttgcctgactggagagagttgttaactatctgcaatatgtctattgctaggcagtcaaaaacattcttaaagaggttggtaggtaaagaatcaaggcaacaggtggatggctttagttgtgtaacagtttccacaagagttttagagtcaataacattaaagcatgccatccctgccacgttacttttgcctgaacagggtggtagtccaacatttttgtttgaagtggagatattgatggcgcgtctgatgccttcaattttatcagtataaaaagctgcaaactcattgcatttctgcgtggaatggagatcaggtggaatttgtgttggggggttggtcagtctgtcaacagttgcaaatagggtttttgcattattattattggatttaatgatattggagaaaaatgtttctctagcactttttaagtctgaattgtaggcacggaggctctctttgtagatatcatggtgaatatgaagttttgttttacgccagatgcgttcaaccttcctgcattcttttttctgtgctgttacagaagcagcttttctccagggtgccttttgctttccagaaatcgttttaaccttgtaaggtgcaatgacatccatgactttcaaaattttcaaattaaagttttctacaagatcatcagcaaaacatgggttgagaggtggtagtaaggagatggcctttctaaaaagtacatacgattcttcattgatataccgttttttgacagtatttgattttgtctgtatgttgggaataaaagatatattaaagaaaacacaaaagtggtcagacaaggaaggatcagtcacagagagatcagaaacattgaggccctttgtgataaccaggtctagagtgtggcccttacaatgagtagtctctttcacatgttgggacagttcaaatgtgtccaaaatggtaaaaagtttttttgcacacttgtcattcaaatcatcagtatgaaaattgaagtcaccagttataactagacagtcaaagtctgtggagatgctagacaataattctgtgaattcatcgaaaaaatttgcggagtatgtgggtggcctgtaaataattaataggagaactctgggggagcatttcaatacgaTGTAACCCAGGGTTACATGACACCGTTTCATTTAATTCGATTTAAATCACAACCCCTTTTAAAAGTTTGTTACTAACCAGTAAGAAATACATGGCTTGTGTATTGTCGTTCTAAATAGTGCCACAGAATGAGATAAAGATGTATATTGGGAAAATATTGCAAATGATTGCATTTAAATTATTGAATCTAAATAGTATGGTGTGATTTGTTAAACCACCTGTAACTCAACAAAGTCGCATGGCAACTGGTTTGGCTTagttagccaatcagaaattAGACCCGCCTCTTTTTAGCGTCGGCAGATAGCAGTTACGCAGATTCGTCCTTTTCGGGACGAGCCACAGATGAGATTCGACGATAGACTACCGTTTTTTAATAGTAACCTAAAGAACAGAGATTCCCCCGCCACTAAAAGTCCCGAAAAGCCTGTGCAGTAAATCGAAACCCTTGGCCGGGTTTTTTTGTGTGGATCGAAAAAAGATATTGAACCCTGGAACGTCTGTATCCTGCTCGCCCTCCCTATGGTCCCGCAGCGGTGCGCAGACTGGCGAGCTACCCCATCAGAGCGATCCTATTGGACCACGAACAATAAGGCAAATTCTTATCGTTTTTGCAGCAGTGTAGGGACAAGAGACTGAATTATTTAGATATTGTAAATAGGCTGATCTAATATTTTTACTGTGTTTTATTCGTGTAATTGAAATGTGTTATTTAGGGATGTTTTAAGAGGTATTTTGAAACCTGGTTAAGTTTTATTTGAAAGGGTTGACTCTTTTGGTGACCTAAAATAAGAGTGTAAATAAGAAAGGTATTTGTGATCATTTTAATCTTttccacattttattttaaatcaattTAGGTATAATTGTTTCCGTTTATCATTTTTcctacttaaataaataaaaccaaaaggtaagagagaaaaaaacagcttTGAAAATTCTCTTACCTTTGAAATATATATCTCTTGTTTCAGTGTGTCATTTCTGGTGCAGACAGTTACCATATCTCTCCTTAACGAACCTTAGAATCTTCTGGTAGTCCAGCCCatatattgattattgattgtaAACTAGTAACAGTGTTCATTAAAAGACACCAGGTACCGGTTGCaacagcacaaaggtattcgaatgatggaaaatcaccaaataacatctgtttcccctgaaaatcatttttaaatataacagcaacccctccacctctttttccagatctacatgcatcaaaaaagttatagttgggaggagctgtctctatcagaacggttgcactgttattttgttccagccatgtttcagttaaaaacataaaatccagtttagaggtggtaataaaatcattaactaaaaatgatttgttattaagagacctaacattaagtagacccatcctgatggtgttgttgataggctttaaggttgtttttggtttggaggaaatatgtatgagatttgtgaggttagcagtgtgtctaagtttccctttgtttactctcttagtggttacagcaggaatgcaaaagttgccatgttttgacataggcGACCTTGGGTTGCCTATGTCTCTGTAGTACCCTGGGTAACTCCATATCCCTTGGAAACACTACTGAGCCCTAGCCCTAGGACTTGTGAtgctttgtgtaaaagcagatcaacaaagcatTAAAGATGAAGTCTCCAGCTCCTTTTATGTACTGATATGTCCATTCGTTCTGGTCAGGGTCCTTTTGGATACTCCAAAAAAGACCTTTGGCTACCCAAAATGCATACTGTAAACAAAAGTGAACccaaacatgtagaagcatAATCTTGGTCTCAAATGAAAGGTTACCCTCTGGGCTTTCTTGTGAACCATTTAGATAGCATACCAGATGTTCTGATATGTAATGAGACGGGTATAACCACACAAAAATCAATTCATTCATTGATTCGGATAGCTAAAAATCATAATTTTTAGCTAtccgactctggggaagagcctgctagtttacgcacaccccttgcgcatttgttttctcaaccacacgtgagacgttgtttgacatgctggatatcgtcagaaaggtattttcattggctattaggatatctaaggcccgtccccgacccttcctgtctgctggtgtagctgtcaatcaaactaTACACGCtccgttttgatagtgatcgcctcattggcttgtaaacaaggaagtattggtcttacagacatgtgggagggctctatgtcaccgtgagaccctggcaaacacagcggattcaatgaatcagacgacaatagcagaattcaaaccctgcatcgcagttttctacaaaaaaacatagtagcgtttcggttttctatttttcggctgctttgcataagatggcttgtgcatatacacaatgtaattacactaaaataatattgatattcgatttctgcggactcttatgaacatttcaagacccaacatgaagtgTCAACTCATTGCTAAAGATATCCACAACGACGATAAAGTTAGAATgcaccaagggaggaggagggtgaggggggctattttgacctaagacactaggatatttTTGATCTATATTCGCCAAAAATATCTATTCCACCATATGGTTGACATTTGATGACATTCctgagattctaagctttcaaacggtgtatgacatgactataaCACTCAACTGTATGATGCCGAAAATTGACCCAGCATGTTGGGGGGGAAGGGCTGGTGTATCGAAAACTTGCCCGCCGGCGGGATTTGACCGTTAAGTGGTAAAACAAAACAGTGTTGAGCATGTTACGCAGCTGAGATTTTCCACTCCAACTCAATCTCAGCCTCTATCCATTGTCCATCCCAAACAATGCATAGATCCATCCAAAATGCAAAGCAATTTTCATAATTGTGATTCCACATATATACAATCTTAGGCCCTGTTCACACGGAGCCGATTTATAGGTGAAACcgtcgtgtgtgtttgagaggggTCTGGCTGCACACATCCACTCAGGCCCCCACACGAACTTccgctgcagacatccacccacataAACATAGACCAGCACACCGAAAATGGCTTCATTTTTGCAAGATAGGCTAATGTTTTTTGTAAACGTTGTGTAGCCTTCAGTCGGTCTTATTAAACGATTTTACAGATTTGTAGATATGTTGCGAGTGTAAACGTTTTTAAGATGTTGACTTTTGACAGTCATCTGTAGACCAAAACAGAGTTaagttgtaataaaataatgagCACGAATTGAATTGACGCAGCTCGTTCCGCTTTAAAggccgtgttgcagggtttatttttcaacgaatttgtgcaatttgcttgttggaATCTACAAAAAGAAGCAAAGCTTGAACTAAATCTGGAACACACCCTGAAAtagattttaaatatatttgtgtgtgcgtgtgtttgtgtctgtacacGCGCGTGCGTGTTTATTAGCATGCATGTGAGTTTCAGCGCGTTCATGTGGTTGTTGTGGGAGGAGAGTTGAGTGGGGGTTCCAGAAGAATGTTACTTTGTAACGTAAAACACCATTTTACGATAATCCAGAATTCGATTGGTGAAGTTGAGCTACCATGACCACGTCGGAGGGGCTGGACGCCACTTCTCCCGTGAAAGAGTTTATACTTCTTTATTTGATGCCAGAAAAATGTTTCGAGTACTTTTTCACCAACTTAAACTTCCTGCACGGTGAGGCGTGCTCAGAGTTTATTAGCATGCGATATATTGCCAATACTTCATAGTaatccccaccacccccaacacGATTTCGTGTTTGCTTGGTCTTGCCTGATTTTACGTTGCATACAATTTAGGAGACATGTCTTTTatgatgtctctctctgtttgtgtttgtttcagtgCCATGTCTCAAGATTGTTCTGAGCAAAACCGTAGGACTGTGGATCGTCCTGGGCACAGTGCTAGGTAAGAATCGCCGTGTCCCTTTCAATGCATCCATCACAATTGCATAAGGAGTAATCTTTGGTTGATAGATTATGGGATAGGCCCAACCTATAGGTCAGCTAAAGCCCGTACTAATGATCCCCAATTCCCAGCCGGGGTATTTATTCAATACGGTTTGTTTATTATTGGATGTGTATCCTAAATGTAGATGTGTGCCAAAATGTCACATAAAATAAATACCTCAATGCCTGCTCAAAcggcagaggtgggggtaagtcactcatgtgcaagtcacaagcaagtctcaggtcataaccttcaagtctcaagcaagttccaagtcactgtggtgagaatcaagcaagtcacaagtcaagtcattgctcaggtcaagcaagtcacaagtcaagtcataccaAAATCTGatcatctaacccagtttccacatttaaacatCTGTAGAgtgagtggttcataagttgagttttatttcaacattaacaataacaatgtcttaacattaacaataactcaaactattcaaaacattccaaaaccattatgtgaataggcccaaaactgaaggcagctctgtccatcacaaatgtccaggtagtggttcaactgcatttggggactggaacttgaaccctcttaatttttttgaggtatgctgagaacagcccagtccgacgctctggctctgatggtgtaattttacttgaaaattacttgaaatcattattataacccacttacagccactgagttagaagtagcctactgacatgaaaattaaacaagtcaatcatctgtggaacgggcagggctcgaaaaactccagccaatgattttcagaaccaccgagtggcattggacagtaagtacgtcaatcaaacggtcgtactgcactcccccttccccgctccccgcgagtgaccccttcgtgcacgtgcacgtactcaaagctcgtgacccagagcaagcttctgtttgttgttatcctgcggtagctactggagctagctaactagctaatccgcatttggacctagcactagaagacaaccctaaaagtcatttcgagtcatccgtctcaagtctaagtcaagtcttgaagaccaagtcaaagtcaagtcgagtcttttatcagtgttagtcaagcaagtctcaagtcctcaaatttgcgactcgagtcaagtcatgtgactcgagtcccccatgtctaaCTGTAAGCAAATACAAAGCCGTGTACAGTAGAATTCATTGCAGAGGCATGTAATTCATGAGCAGGTAGAGGGCTAGGTGTCCTACTCTTTGACTTCTGCGACCACATAGGGCCATCTAGAGGGCCAAAATGGTACTACTATCCCACATTGTTGAATCGGGAAACCCCATACAACATACAAGGCAGAGGGTAAGGAAGGTACTAAAAAAGGGCTGACTTCTGGATGTTGGACTGAGGAGAGCAACAACAGAGTCTGTTCTCCAGCAGTTTGGGcaacagtagctcaggaggtagagcgggttaactggttacctgaaggttgctagctcGATCCCCAGCTCGTCCTAGCTGGGTTTCGAGGTATGCCTGAGCAAGACATCTCACTCggactgctcctgatgagctggctgtcgccctgcgtggttgacttctccatcggtgtgtgtgaatgtgcgcatgaaatgttgtaagtcactttggataaaagcgttatcaaaaatcccctaaatgtaaagttGGAAAGCACTGTTTATTGTTGGGATTGCTTAGTTTGatcgatgatgatgatgatgatgatgatgatgatgatgatgatgatgatgatgatgatgatgatgatgacatgcTGTCCCCTTGCAGCACAACTACCTCAGCTGCTGAGACTAACGAGGAGGGGTAGCGCAGACGGTGTGAGCCTCGGTTCGGCCTTGCTACACCTGTACTCAATCTTAGGCCCTCTGGTCTACTGCCTAGCCAGGGACTTCCCCCTCAGGTGGGCTGCACACCAGAGCAATGCTACGTCACCCCACCGGGTGGGGCGGTGGGGATCCCATACACTGGGCACTTATTTTCATTGTGAATAATGAACgtttcaaatgtttcttttAAGATTTAAGCGTTCTTCCATTGACTTGGATGCATGCTTTGGGACTTGTATGCACTATTGTTGAGGCGTGAAATTGAAGCATTGCATTGGCATTCAAGGCTGTTGCTTGTTGTTCCGTTCAGGTGCACACATTGATAAAGCTGACACATAAAAACATGCCTTGAAGGAGGCAGATGCGCTTGTGATACATGCAGCCATTATTTTTTAACGGTAGTGAACCTCGACTTTAGTCTTTTGATGTGATTGCAGTTTTCCGAGTGAACCCGAGACTCAAAACTGTTTCTAGAGGAGCTTTTTTGatgcaagagagaatttagcgtttagcttaaccctctctcaaTGGGAACAGTTCACATGCAgcacaataacaataaatacaaagcATATATCCACTAATGCATTATAATGTTCTGTATACTGTTGTTGAAATAGTTTGTACTATTGTTTGGACCAGTGCCTGGAGTGATAAGCTGTTCATAGCGGTTCAAGCTGCTTCAGTCTGCTTTCTACTTCTGCATTACAGAGGAAGAACCATACAAGGTAAATGAGTCAACAGGAATTCGACTTCTTTTATTCAAACTcagagctgctgcagctgctctgGCACGTTAAGAAAATGAACCTTTGGTTGTGATGCGGTTGGGGGCTCTGCACTCTGTCCAATGTTTTCTTTGGGTGGAAACTTGGTGGTGCAGAAAGTTTTACATTTCTGTACTCCAAAAGTTCATCCTCTTCTTTGGTCGCCTTCAGCCCTCACTTATGAGTCATGTGAATGAACGTGTCTTTAAAATGATTTAATTGTACACTCTAAGTTGTTAAATCATTCTGAAAACCCTGTCCTTTGGTGCCATTATGGGGACACCTCATAGTGTTATAGAGAGCCATAAAATGTTAAATGTGTTAAAGGACTTCAACCCATTTTTACCAATCTTGATTCTGATTGTGGTCTTATGTTGATGGGCAATTCCACGGGGGAAGGAAAAAGGCTGCACCTTGAGTGGCTCTGTCTGGTGAGCAGTGTCTGATGATGCAGTCATCAGACACTGATGACTGTCTGTTAGTGTCTGATGATGCAGTGTCTGATGATGCAGTCCTCCTGTTCCAGGAATGCTTCTCGTGCTGGTCTACGGTGCTGTGGTCGTCCTCCTGGGATTGTACGGAACAACATTGCTTGCCACGACACTACAGAGCTCTAGTATCCTAGCTTTGATTGCTAGCAAGGTAGTCTCACAACAAGACAGACTTcagatgatttttttttcaaccaatcatgttgctggaggcgaGGATCTGTAAGCGTGTAATTGGCGAACACAAACTCTGCcagcaattaaaaaaacaattgtGTCAAGGTTCTAATATGTACACCGTGCAGAGTGCTCACTATGGTTGAACTGAGGAGAAAGCAGGAACCCTCCTTCCAGGGTTGgtgaggagggcagaggagcaTAACAAGCAAAATGGTATTGGCAAAACCTTTTTTCATTTTACATCTCAACAGGCTGTCCAGGCTGGCACCAACTTCTCCAGCGGTCAGACAGGAGAGCTGTCCCGTGTGTCCGTATTGCTGGTATGGGCGGGCTCCCTGGCTCTCATCTTCGTCTCTGTGCAGGTGTGGATCTCTCTCTGCATCATCGCTTACCTCTAGGtgtcacaaatacacacatcctGCCCAACAAGAGTACCACAAACTCCTCTTCACTGACTGTCTCTaatctcttcccccccccccccgccgccttgATTCAGGAGAAGGGCACCATTCTGGCTCTTCTGGCCCACATACTCTCTGCGTGTCTCAGCACTGTGCTACTGGCCCAGGTCCTTCGATGCGGTCAGAGAATCAGCACCAGGAGCAAAGCCAAGAGTGAGTAGCCATCGGTCAAATGGACACTGCTACCGTTCAGCATGCACGCCCATCCACCCCTAATGTCTCATTCACTTCATACTGGTTTTGTGTGCGCAAAAGACCCCGATTGAGGTTGTAAGCTATTGGCAACGAGGTGTATCGTTTGTGGTCCTATATCGTTGCATTTGTGTTGAAAGGAGAACACCCAGCCTCGGTGGAAGACCAAGACAGTGTTGTTGGGAGTATTCAGATGTTGGGTTCAGCCTCTGATGTTGTGCTCTCTGGGTTTCTGACGGTCAGCAGTGCTGTTTGTACAAATGAGTGTACCGTGTTAGTAGTAATGAGGTTAGTTTAGGAATGAGATGTAATATGTCCATTTGGTTTAAGTTTTAGCAGGCCTTGATTACACAGAGGATGTACTTGCAGCTATGTCACTCCAACATGTTTGAACTAGATATTTGATATAGTAATTTATCTCTTTCCACTTTCAACCAGTAATACCACTACCTTTGAATCAATTATATTTGAATGTGGATGttttacatatattatattatagatgTATTGCTTAGGTTAAAATGATCTTCACAAAGGAGAAGCTATTGTTACATATGGAGTATTCATTGGCATGTGGGAAATTCAATGTATGGTCTGGTATTATTTAAATACTATTTGACATGTTATGTACAGGTTGTTTTCAGTATTGTATATCGGaaaaatcaaattaaacaaTACCTTCATTGCTAtaagtataaaaatataaaaaaacatttaaaccaTTGGTCTTAATTgcttacacacaaaaaaaactctGTTCATCTTGTGTTCTGACTGCATAGTAGTCGGTTCTGTAGGAAATTAGCTGAATAACTTGTTTCCTCTTTTCAACACTCCCATGGTGATCTTTGACAAGAAACGGTTTAACACAGATGTCTCTGACATATCTGACTgaggaggaaaaaaataatagtgTTCTCTTCTGAACACATAGCCGCAGTTGAATCATTCTGAAGGTTTGCTTGATAGCTTATGGGATAGGCCCAACTTATAGCTCATTCAGATCGCGTAAAGGCCTACATACTAAGGGCATGCGGGCGACATATAGCGTGTATACCACAGACTCTGTTGTTGAATGGTCtgcaaattaataaaaaaaccaGAATAACActtaaaatacataaacataGAGAAGTTATCATTCTGC
The Gadus morhua chromosome 7, gadMor3.0, whole genome shotgun sequence DNA segment above includes these coding regions:
- the LOC115547563 gene encoding mannose-P-dolichol utilization defect 1 protein isoform X2, whose translation is MTTSEGLDATSPVKEFILLYLMPEKCFEYFFTNLNFLHVPCLKIVLSKTVGLWIVLGTVLAQLPQLLRLTRRGSADGVSLGSALLHLYSILGPLVYCLARDFPLSAWSDKLFIAVQAASVCFLLLHYRGRTIQGMLLVLVYGAVVVLLGLLSRLAPTSPAVRQESCPVCPYCWYGRAPWLSSSSLCRRRAPFWLFWPTYSLRVSALCYWPRSFDAVRESAPGAKPRENTQPRWKTKTVLLGVFRCWVQPLMLCSLGF
- the tm4sf21a gene encoding transmembrane 4 L6 family member 1, with the translated sequence MCTGQCSRFIGLALYPLAFISILCNIILFFPGWDVKYAQDGHITEEVKYMGGLVGGGLMVLVPALYIHMTGKQGCCANRCGMFLSIAFAGVGVAGALYSFIVAVLGLQNGPLCKVLLLIWTTPFKDMKESYLSDHSKWTICTSPENVVEFNVGLFATLLVTSGLQLVLCAVQMVNGLFGCLCGTCVNKGPL
- the LOC115547563 gene encoding mannose-P-dolichol utilization defect 1 protein isoform X1, which translates into the protein MTTSEGLDATSPVKEFILLYLMPEKCFEYFFTNLNFLHVPCLKIVLSKTVGLWIVLGTVLAQLPQLLRLTRRGSADGVSLGSALLHLYSILGPLVYCLARDFPLSAWSDKLFIAVQAASVCFLLLHYRGRTIQGMLLVLVYGAVVVLLGLYGTTLLATTLQSSSILALIASKAVQAGTNFSSGQTGELSRVSVLLVWAGSLALIFVSVQEKGTILALLAHILSACLSTVLLAQVLRCGQRISTRSKAKREHPASVEDQDSVVGSIQMLGSASDVVLSGFLTVSSAVCTNECTVLVVMRLV